In Thermus antranikianii DSM 12462, one DNA window encodes the following:
- a CDS encoding aldehyde dehydrogenase family protein, with amino-acid sequence MKAFSGKYGNTLEFGHLIGGEEVFEGRVLERRNPSDLEDLVARFPEGTKETLRKAALKAREAFKEWSETPAPVRGQVLFNLAKILEREKPTLTRLMVREVGKTFKEAGGDVQEAIDTAIFFASEGRRLYGQTVPSEMRNKELFTFRRPLGVVGMITAGNFPIAVPSWKLIPAVLAGNTVVWKPSDDSPVLSYIFVKLFEEAGLPPGVINVVFGGGKDSTGQWLVELMDEGLLNKFAFTGSTKVGRWIGEVAGRNLIRPTLELGGKNPLVVMRDADLDLAVEGAWWSAFATGGQRCTSAGNILVDAPIYEEFKKRFLERTEATVVGNPLLYPEVTYGPFINERLFQRWLEHYTWGQEDGATLLFGKGRITRENPYPRFLGDPETGLYGWPTVWEARPGMRQFTEEIFGPTINLVKVDGIEEAIEVANATPYGLSSAIYTNHRHWAYLFKVGIRAGMTSINNTTVGAEAHLPFGGVKASGNGARESGIWVIEEYTYWHAVNEEYSGRLQLAQMDTGYVSPKAPTPWAEVLGF; translated from the coding sequence ATGAAGGCTTTTTCCGGCAAGTACGGGAATACCCTGGAGTTCGGTCACCTCATCGGGGGGGAGGAGGTCTTTGAAGGGAGGGTCCTGGAGAGGCGGAATCCCTCGGACCTCGAGGACCTGGTGGCCCGTTTCCCCGAGGGCACCAAGGAAACCCTGAGGAAAGCCGCCCTAAAAGCGCGGGAGGCCTTTAAGGAGTGGAGCGAGACCCCGGCGCCCGTGCGGGGGCAGGTGCTTTTCAACCTGGCCAAGATCCTGGAACGGGAGAAGCCCACCTTGACCCGGCTCATGGTCAGGGAGGTGGGGAAGACCTTCAAGGAGGCGGGGGGAGATGTCCAGGAGGCCATTGACACTGCCATCTTCTTCGCATCCGAGGGCCGGAGGCTTTACGGCCAGACCGTGCCCAGCGAGATGCGGAACAAGGAGCTCTTCACCTTCCGCAGGCCTTTAGGCGTGGTGGGGATGATCACCGCGGGGAACTTCCCCATTGCCGTGCCGAGCTGGAAGCTTATCCCTGCGGTCCTTGCGGGCAACACCGTGGTTTGGAAGCCTTCCGATGACTCCCCGGTTCTTTCGTATATCTTCGTCAAGCTCTTTGAGGAGGCGGGCCTCCCTCCCGGGGTCATTAACGTGGTCTTTGGAGGGGGGAAGGACTCCACGGGCCAGTGGCTGGTGGAGCTCATGGACGAGGGTCTCCTCAACAAGTTCGCCTTCACCGGGAGCACCAAGGTGGGGCGCTGGATCGGGGAGGTGGCGGGGCGGAACCTGATCCGGCCCACCTTGGAGCTTGGAGGAAAGAACCCCCTCGTGGTGATGCGGGATGCCGATCTAGATTTGGCGGTGGAAGGGGCCTGGTGGAGTGCCTTCGCCACCGGCGGGCAACGGTGCACCTCGGCGGGGAACATCCTGGTGGATGCCCCCATCTACGAGGAGTTCAAGAAGCGCTTCCTGGAAAGGACCGAGGCTACAGTGGTGGGGAACCCTCTTCTCTACCCTGAGGTCACCTACGGCCCCTTTATCAACGAGCGCCTGTTCCAGCGCTGGCTGGAGCACTACACCTGGGGGCAGGAGGATGGGGCTACCTTGCTCTTTGGCAAAGGCCGGATCACGCGGGAGAACCCTTACCCCCGGTTCCTGGGGGACCCGGAAACTGGGCTCTATGGCTGGCCCACGGTCTGGGAGGCCAGGCCCGGCATGCGCCAGTTTACCGAGGAGATCTTCGGTCCCACCATCAACCTGGTTAAGGTGGATGGCATAGAGGAGGCCATCGAGGTGGCCAACGCCACGCCCTACGGCCTATCCAGCGCCATTTACACCAACCACCGTCACTGGGCCTACCTCTTCAAGGTGGGCATCCGGGCGGGGATGACCAGCATCAACAACACCACCGTGGGCGCCGAGGCCCACCTGCCCTTCGGCGGGGTGAAGGCGAGCGGCAATGGGGCCCGGGAATCCGGGATTTGGGTCATAGAAGAGTACACCTACTGGCATGCGGTGAACGAAGAGTACTCGGGCCGCCTCCAGCTGGCCCAGATGGATACGGGCTACGTGAGCCCCAAGGCTCCTACCCCCTGGGCCGAGGTCCTGGGCTTCTAG
- the coaD gene encoding pantetheine-phosphate adenylyltransferase, giving the protein MHVVYPGSFDPLTNGHLDVIQRASRLFDRVTVAVLENPNKRGQYLFTAEERLNIVREATAHLPNVEAHTFSGLLVDFVKQVGAQAIVKGLRAVSDYEYELQMAHLNRQLLPGLETLFILAATRYSFVSSTMVKEIARYGGDVSKLVPPATLRALKAKFGQG; this is encoded by the coding sequence ATGCACGTGGTCTATCCGGGAAGCTTTGACCCCCTTACCAACGGCCATTTGGACGTGATCCAGCGGGCAAGCCGCCTCTTTGACCGGGTCACGGTGGCGGTGCTGGAAAACCCCAACAAACGGGGGCAGTACCTCTTTACCGCTGAGGAGCGCCTAAACATCGTGCGGGAGGCCACCGCCCACCTGCCTAATGTGGAGGCCCATACCTTTTCCGGCCTTCTGGTGGATTTCGTGAAGCAGGTGGGAGCCCAGGCCATCGTCAAGGGCCTGAGGGCGGTTTCCGACTACGAGTACGAGCTCCAGATGGCCCACCTGAACCGTCAGCTTTTGCCGGGCTTGGAAACCCTCTTCATCCTGGCCGCCACCCGGTACTCCTTTGTGTCCAGCACCATGGTCAAGGAGATCGCCCGCTACGGAGGGGATGTGTCCAAGCTGGTGCCCCCGGCCACCCTAAGGGCCCTTAAGGCCAAGTTCGGTCAGGGGTAA
- a CDS encoding RsmD family RNA methyltransferase, giving the protein MVRILGGKAKGVSLKVPASARPSPVRLRKALFDYLRLRYPKRGRFLDLYAGSGAVGLEAASEGFEATLVEKDQEAVALLKENLRRTGLRARIVPLPVEVFLPEAKARGERYTVAFMAPPYLLDLPQVFQALLESGVVEKGGLYILQHPKDLHLPLGERRVYGENALTLVEA; this is encoded by the coding sequence GTGGTGAGGATCCTGGGCGGCAAGGCCAAAGGGGTGTCCTTGAAGGTGCCGGCTTCGGCCAGACCCTCCCCCGTGCGCCTGCGGAAGGCCCTTTTTGACTACCTTCGCCTGCGCTACCCCAAGCGGGGCCGGTTCCTGGACCTCTATGCGGGGAGCGGAGCGGTGGGCCTCGAGGCGGCCAGCGAGGGCTTTGAGGCCACCCTGGTGGAGAAGGACCAGGAAGCGGTGGCCCTTCTTAAGGAAAACCTCCGCCGTACGGGGCTCCGGGCCCGGATCGTTCCCCTTCCCGTGGAGGTCTTCTTGCCTGAGGCCAAGGCCCGGGGTGAACGCTACACGGTAGCCTTCATGGCTCCGCCCTACCTCCTGGACCTGCCCCAGGTCTTTCAGGCCCTCTTGGAGAGCGGCGTGGTGGAGAAGGGAGGACTCTATATCCTGCAGCACCCTAAGGACCTGCACCTCCCCTTAGGGGAGCGGCGGGTTTACGGGGAAAATGCCCTCACCCTGGTGGAGGCTTAG
- a CDS encoding PhoU domain-containing protein, with protein sequence MGFLAGLALLLLGLHLIGEGLSSVKGKRYLLARAFARPGSLLFSGLLLGLLSGSGTGLSLLALGLLEGGIFSLGQAALLSLAATAGASAWVGVVALAQREVAEVLLALGLPLFLFRGSRSGGLVLLGLGLLFLGFLEMGQGAKAFAPLLSLLNPGPWALYLVGIVLAFFLGTANGVAALALAFMPFLGQGGSMALTLGAGVGVSGALFLAALGGRREGWALGVALLGHRFLFSLPFLLLLGPLGSVGVVGLHLLSHLAYAIGFLPLQGRYLRLTESLFPRRTVSPKYLSLEALETPSLAYALVQRELGRVADAVRNMLARAVRVLAQEEGGEAELEALEDKVDRLTREVVLYTAELSTRTRDERAVRFFVAASELEHLGDLVRRVVRQAAKLWAQGLTFSPEGKEDLLEAGRLVLGRLERMAAALATGDKALAGGVLSEEREVVAFLDRLRRAHLSRLESGRAESRATTLAHLDLLITLEEVSSGVDRLCRLVLEL encoded by the coding sequence GTGGGCTTTCTGGCGGGCCTTGCCCTTTTGCTTTTGGGGTTGCACCTGATCGGGGAAGGGCTTTCCTCGGTCAAGGGAAAGAGGTACCTGCTGGCCCGGGCTTTTGCCAGGCCGGGGAGCCTTTTGTTTTCCGGTCTTCTCCTGGGCCTTCTTTCGGGTAGCGGCACCGGCCTTTCCCTCCTGGCCCTGGGGCTTTTGGAAGGGGGTATCTTCTCCCTGGGGCAGGCCGCCCTCCTTTCCCTGGCCGCCACCGCCGGGGCCAGCGCCTGGGTGGGGGTGGTGGCCCTGGCGCAAAGGGAGGTGGCCGAGGTCCTGCTGGCTCTGGGCCTCCCTCTTTTCCTCTTCCGGGGAAGCCGAAGCGGCGGGTTGGTTCTTTTGGGCTTGGGACTTCTTTTCCTGGGCTTTTTGGAGATGGGCCAGGGGGCCAAGGCTTTTGCGCCCCTTTTGAGCCTTCTTAATCCGGGTCCATGGGCCCTGTACCTGGTGGGGATCGTCCTGGCTTTTTTCCTGGGAACTGCCAACGGGGTGGCGGCCTTGGCCCTGGCCTTTATGCCCTTTTTGGGGCAGGGGGGCAGCATGGCCTTGACCCTGGGGGCGGGGGTGGGGGTTTCGGGAGCCCTTTTTCTGGCGGCCTTAGGGGGCAGGCGGGAGGGGTGGGCCCTAGGGGTTGCCCTTTTGGGGCATCGCTTTCTCTTTTCCCTGCCCTTTTTGCTTCTGCTTGGGCCGCTTGGGAGCGTGGGGGTGGTGGGGCTTCACCTCCTAAGCCACCTGGCCTACGCCATAGGCTTTCTTCCCCTTCAGGGGCGTTACCTGCGCCTAACAGAAAGCCTCTTTCCCCGCCGCACCGTTAGCCCCAAGTACCTTTCCCTGGAGGCTTTGGAAACCCCTAGCCTGGCCTACGCCCTGGTGCAGCGGGAGCTTGGCCGGGTGGCGGATGCCGTGCGGAACATGCTGGCGCGGGCGGTGCGCGTCCTGGCCCAGGAGGAAGGGGGCGAGGCGGAGCTCGAGGCGCTGGAGGACAAGGTGGACCGGCTTACCCGGGAGGTGGTCCTCTATACCGCCGAGCTTTCCACCCGCACCCGGGACGAGCGGGCGGTGCGGTTCTTCGTGGCGGCCAGCGAGCTTGAGCACCTCGGGGACCTGGTGCGCCGGGTGGTGCGCCAGGCGGCGAAGCTTTGGGCGCAGGGCCTGACCTTTAGCCCAGAAGGCAAGGAGGACCTTCTGGAGGCGGGAAGGTTGGTGCTGGGCCGCCTCGAGCGCATGGCGGCCGCCTTGGCCACGGGGGACAAGGCCTTGGCGGGAGGGGTTTTGTCGGAGGAAAGGGAGGTGGTGGCCTTTCTGGATCGCCTGCGCCGGGCCCACCTGAGCCGTTTGGAGAGCGGCAGGGCGGAGAGCCGGGCCACCACCTTGGCCCACCTGGATCTCCTCATCACCCTGGAGGAGGTTTCCAGTGGGGTGGACAGGCTTTGCCGCCTGGTTCTGGAGCTTTAA
- a CDS encoding PLP-dependent transferase: MRSKTLQPHGGYESGPTILSHPVPIRSTPSYLFQNPEHAANPFAPKGFGIIHSRVRNPTAGMREGCLVALEGGKAALATSSGPTDQSPALTIHPASTTHSQPPLEEQTPAGVLPEMVRLRAGLGRVDDPKAELKEALA, from the coding sequence ATGCGCTCTAAAACCTTGCAACCCCACGGCGGATACGAATCTGGGCCCACTATCCTAAGCCACCCGGTGCCCATTCGCTCCACCCCCAGCTACCTTTTCCAGAATCCCGAACACGCCGCCAATCCCTTCGCCCCCAAAGGGTTCGGAATCATCCATAGCCGCGTCAGGAATCCCACGGCGGGGATGCGGGAAGGGTGTTTGGTGGCCCTCGAGGGGGGCAAGGCTGCCCTGGCCACCTCAAGCGGCCCCACCGACCAATCCCCGGCCCTCACCATCCACCCCGCCTCCACCACCCACTCCCAGCCCCCTCTGGAGGAACAAACCCCGGCCGGGGTTTTGCCGGAGATGGTGCGCTTGCGCGCAGGCCTCGGGCGCGTGGACGACCCGAAGGCGGAGTTGAAGGAGGCCCTGGCATGA
- the metX gene encoding homoserine O-acetyltransferase MetX, which produces MSEIALETWGEHEALILKPPRSPLSIPPPRPRTAVLFPRREGFYTELGGFLPEVRLRFETYGRLSRLRDNAVLVFHALTGSAHLAGTYDEATFQSLSPLEKAFGPQGWWDSLVGPGRILDPALYYVISANHLGSCYGSTGPLSVDPRTGRPYGKEFPPLTIRDLARAQARLLDHLGVEKAIVIGGSLGGMVALEFALMYPERVKKLVVLAAPARHGPWARAFNHLSRQAILLDPEYHAGHPAPKGMALARGIAMMSYRAPRGFEARWGQEPEKGETYLDYQGEKFLKRFHAESYLVLSRAMDTHDVGRGRGGVEEALKRLKNLPSLFVGIDTDLLYPAEEVRQVARLSGGRYREIHSPHGHDAFLIETDQVEAILDSFLP; this is translated from the coding sequence ATGAGCGAGATTGCCCTGGAAACCTGGGGGGAGCACGAGGCCCTCATCCTCAAGCCTCCCCGCTCCCCCCTTTCCATCCCCCCTCCCAGGCCCCGCACCGCCGTGCTCTTCCCCAGGCGGGAAGGGTTTTACACCGAGCTTGGGGGCTTCCTGCCCGAGGTGCGCCTCCGGTTTGAAACCTACGGCCGGCTTTCCCGGCTTAGGGACAACGCGGTCTTGGTCTTCCACGCCCTCACGGGAAGCGCCCACTTGGCAGGCACCTACGACGAGGCCACTTTCCAAAGCCTCTCCCCCTTGGAAAAGGCCTTCGGCCCCCAAGGGTGGTGGGATTCCCTGGTGGGCCCCGGGCGGATCCTGGACCCTGCTCTCTACTACGTGATCTCCGCCAACCACCTGGGAAGCTGCTATGGCTCCACCGGACCTCTTTCCGTAGACCCCCGCACAGGGAGGCCCTACGGCAAGGAGTTTCCTCCCCTTACCATCCGCGACCTGGCCCGGGCCCAGGCAAGGCTTTTGGACCACCTAGGGGTGGAGAAGGCCATCGTGATCGGAGGAAGCTTAGGCGGCATGGTGGCTTTGGAGTTCGCCCTCATGTATCCGGAAAGGGTGAAGAAACTGGTGGTCCTGGCCGCTCCCGCAAGGCATGGCCCCTGGGCCCGAGCCTTCAACCATCTAAGCCGCCAGGCCATCCTCTTAGACCCTGAGTACCATGCTGGTCATCCTGCCCCCAAGGGGATGGCCTTGGCCCGGGGCATCGCCATGATGAGCTACCGCGCTCCCAGGGGCTTCGAAGCCCGCTGGGGCCAGGAGCCCGAAAAGGGGGAAACCTACCTGGACTACCAGGGGGAGAAGTTCCTTAAGCGCTTCCATGCGGAAAGCTATCTGGTTCTATCCCGGGCCATGGATACCCACGATGTAGGCCGGGGAAGGGGTGGGGTGGAGGAAGCCCTGAAGCGGCTAAAAAACCTGCCCTCCCTCTTTGTGGGCATAGACACCGACCTCCTCTACCCCGCCGAGGAGGTGCGGCAGGTAGCCCGCTTAAGCGGAGGAAGGTACCGGGAGATCCATAGCCCCCACGGCCACGACGCCTTCCTGATCGAAACCGATCAGGTGGAGGCCATCCTGGATTCCTTCCTGCCCTGA
- the mnmE gene encoding tRNA uridine-5-carboxymethylaminomethyl(34) synthesis GTPase MnmE: protein MTLKDPICAIATPLGKGAIGVVRLSGEGALEVASRVWRGKDPRKLKGGRFTLGEVVDPETGEVLDQALLLVFRAPRSYTGEDACEFHTHGSMAVLRRVLEALVKAGARLAGPGEFTFRAYMNGKLDLAQAEAVLALVEAEGDLARRQALRSLEGSFSRKIAALEDRLLSLLAHIQALLDYPEEGVEPLEARKVIGEVLEEVEALLAQARSSRLAQRGARLALIGAPNAGKSSLLNALLGYERALVSPIPGTTRDYLEAPLELFGIPLVAVDTAGIRDTLDPLERAGVERALRIAEEADLVLYVADRSAPRPSLPPLPPRTLKVATKADLPPLWEDAEFIPVSSVTGEGLGQLKEAIREALLGRGGGEYLLSERQIEALHQARERLLEAQNLPEDLMGLALEEALKALASLRGRKEVSEEVVARVFQNFCVGK from the coding sequence ATGACCCTGAAGGACCCCATCTGCGCCATCGCCACTCCCTTGGGCAAGGGGGCCATCGGGGTGGTGCGGCTTTCCGGGGAGGGGGCCCTGGAGGTGGCAAGCCGGGTGTGGCGGGGAAAGGACCCCAGGAAGCTGAAAGGGGGGCGCTTTACCCTGGGGGAGGTGGTGGACCCGGAAACCGGGGAGGTGTTGGACCAAGCCCTGCTTTTGGTCTTCCGAGCCCCCAGATCCTACACGGGGGAGGATGCCTGCGAGTTCCACACCCATGGTTCGATGGCGGTGCTGAGGAGGGTCCTGGAGGCCCTGGTGAAGGCGGGAGCCCGGCTGGCCGGTCCTGGGGAGTTCACCTTCCGGGCCTACATGAACGGGAAGCTGGACCTGGCGCAGGCGGAGGCGGTTTTGGCCCTGGTGGAGGCGGAAGGGGACCTGGCCCGCCGCCAGGCCTTGAGGAGCCTCGAGGGGAGCTTCTCCCGGAAAATCGCCGCCTTGGAGGATAGGCTTCTTTCCCTTCTTGCCCACATCCAGGCCCTTCTGGACTATCCCGAGGAGGGGGTGGAGCCCCTCGAGGCCAGAAAGGTGATCGGGGAGGTGCTGGAGGAGGTGGAGGCCCTCCTTGCCCAGGCAAGGTCCTCCCGCTTGGCCCAACGGGGAGCCCGCCTGGCCTTGATCGGAGCTCCTAATGCGGGCAAAAGCTCGCTTCTAAACGCCCTTCTGGGCTACGAGCGGGCCTTGGTTTCCCCCATCCCCGGCACCACCCGGGACTACCTGGAAGCGCCTTTGGAGCTTTTCGGCATCCCCCTGGTGGCGGTGGACACCGCGGGCATTCGGGACACTTTGGATCCCCTGGAGCGGGCAGGGGTGGAAAGAGCTTTAAGAATTGCTGAGGAAGCCGATCTCGTGCTCTACGTGGCCGACCGCTCGGCTCCCAGGCCTTCCCTTCCTCCCTTACCCCCAAGGACCTTGAAGGTGGCCACCAAGGCGGACCTACCTCCCCTTTGGGAGGACGCGGAGTTCATCCCGGTGTCCAGCGTGACGGGGGAGGGATTAGGCCAGCTTAAGGAGGCCATCCGGGAGGCGCTTTTGGGCAGGGGGGGAGGGGAGTACCTCCTGAGCGAGCGGCAGATTGAGGCCCTTCATCAGGCCAGGGAGAGGCTTTTGGAGGCGCAAAACCTCCCGGAGGACCTCATGGGATTGGCTCTCGAGGAGGCCCTCAAGGCCTTGGCTTCCTTAAGGGGAAGGAAGGAGGTTTCCGAGGAGGTGGTGGCCCGGGTTTTCCAGAATTTCTGCGTGGGGAAGTAG
- the hemL gene encoding glutamate-1-semialdehyde 2,1-aminomutase produces the protein MERPISERLFLEAQAHIPGGVSSPVRAFKAVGGTPPFLVRGEGAYVWDADGNRYVDYVLSWGPLILGHAHPEVVRRVKEVAEQGLTFGAPHPLEAELAKVVKRAYPQVELVRFVNSGTEATMSALRLARGYTGRKYIVKFRGNYHGHADGLLVEAGSGALTFGVPSSAGVPEEYAGLTLVLEYNDPEGLRELLRARGEEIAAIIFEPVVGNAGVLIPTEEFLKALHRAREYGILLIADEVMTGFRLAFGGATERLGLKPDLITLGKILGGGLPAAAYGGRREIMEEVAPLGPVYQAGTLSGNPLAMAAGLATLEILERNPGYYGYLETLGARLEAGLKEVLSQKGLPHTVNRMGSMITVFFTEGPVATFQEARRTDTELFKRFFHGLLDRGVYWPPSNFEAAFLSVAHKEEDVAFTLEALEKAL, from the coding sequence ATGGAGAGGCCCATTTCCGAGAGGCTTTTTTTGGAGGCGCAAGCCCACATCCCAGGCGGGGTTTCCAGCCCCGTTAGGGCCTTCAAGGCGGTGGGGGGTACTCCTCCCTTCCTGGTGCGGGGGGAAGGAGCCTACGTGTGGGACGCCGATGGGAACCGGTACGTGGACTATGTGCTAAGTTGGGGGCCCTTGATTCTGGGTCACGCCCACCCGGAGGTGGTCAGGAGGGTTAAGGAGGTGGCGGAGCAGGGCCTTACCTTCGGGGCTCCTCATCCCCTCGAGGCCGAGCTGGCCAAGGTGGTGAAGCGGGCCTACCCCCAGGTGGAGCTGGTGCGTTTCGTGAACTCGGGGACCGAGGCCACCATGAGCGCCTTGCGCCTGGCCAGGGGATATACGGGGAGGAAGTATATCGTCAAGTTCCGGGGCAACTACCACGGGCATGCGGATGGCCTTTTGGTGGAGGCGGGGAGCGGAGCCCTCACCTTTGGGGTACCGAGTAGCGCTGGGGTGCCCGAGGAGTACGCCGGCCTCACCCTGGTCCTGGAGTACAACGATCCCGAGGGGCTTAGGGAGCTTCTTAGGGCACGGGGTGAGGAGATCGCCGCCATCATCTTTGAGCCGGTGGTGGGCAACGCCGGGGTCCTTATCCCCACGGAGGAGTTCCTCAAGGCCTTGCACCGGGCCCGGGAGTATGGAATCCTCCTCATCGCCGACGAGGTGATGACGGGCTTTCGCCTGGCCTTCGGTGGGGCCACGGAACGGCTTGGGCTTAAGCCCGATCTCATCACCCTGGGCAAGATCCTGGGAGGCGGCCTTCCCGCCGCCGCCTACGGGGGCAGGCGGGAGATCATGGAAGAGGTGGCCCCCTTGGGACCCGTCTACCAGGCGGGGACCCTTTCGGGGAATCCCCTGGCCATGGCCGCGGGCCTGGCTACCCTGGAGATCCTGGAGAGGAATCCCGGCTACTACGGGTACCTGGAAACCCTGGGGGCTAGGCTGGAGGCAGGGCTCAAGGAGGTGCTTTCCCAAAAGGGTCTTCCCCACACGGTAAACCGCATGGGCTCCATGATCACGGTTTTCTTCACCGAAGGGCCTGTGGCCACCTTCCAGGAGGCCAGGCGCACGGATACGGAGCTCTTCAAGCGCTTCTTCCACGGCCTGTTGGACCGGGGGGTGTACTGGCCGCCCTCCAACTTTGAGGCGGCCTTCCTGTCCGTGGCGCATAAGGAGGAGGATGTGGCCTTTACCCTCGAGGCCCTGGAGAAAGCCCTCTAG
- a CDS encoding thiol-disulfide oxidoreductase DCC family protein, translating to MRGKIGLFRAEKAHTPKLLVVYIDGGCPLCTRAGHLILRLDLLGLCRVTSYRKDPSFERFGLTFQALDREIHVVWQAGKKHEVVQGFDALVLLAKFLPPLWPFLPALALLKLTGLGPKVYRWLADNRTLIPETGCKGGACTPKGTRFPPE from the coding sequence ATGCGGGGCAAAATTGGCCTTTTCAGAGCCGAGAAGGCCCATACCCCTAAGCTCCTCGTCGTCTATATAGACGGCGGTTGCCCTCTCTGCACCAGGGCAGGGCACTTAATCCTGCGCCTGGACCTCCTCGGCCTCTGCCGGGTTACCTCTTACCGCAAAGACCCGAGCTTCGAACGTTTCGGCCTCACATTCCAAGCCTTAGACCGAGAAATCCACGTGGTTTGGCAAGCGGGGAAGAAACATGAAGTTGTCCAAGGCTTTGACGCCCTCGTCCTGCTGGCCAAATTCCTTCCTCCCCTCTGGCCTTTCTTGCCTGCGCTTGCCCTCCTCAAGTTAACCGGCCTCGGGCCTAAGGTGTACCGCTGGCTTGCGGACAATCGAACGCTTATCCCAGAAACAGGGTGTAAGGGTGGAGCGTGCACCCCAAAGGGCACGCGGTTTCCCCCCGAATAA
- a CDS encoding alpha-ketoacid dehydrogenase subunit beta — translation MVAEKARVLNLVQAINEALDLALARDERVLVFGEDVGRLGGVFRVTEGLQAKYGESRVFDTPLAESGILGLAIGLAMGGMRPVAEIQFAGFLYPALDQILSHLGRWRHRSRGRVGLPVVVRAPYGGGVHTPEQHADSPEALLAHAPGVKVVIPSSPERAKGLLLAAIEDEDPVFFLEAIKLYRGARAEVPEGYYTLPLGRARVVREGKHATLIGYGGMVEVMLEAAEVAAREGVEVMVVDLETLVPLDEDTLLEAVRETGRAVVVYEAMRTGGFGAEIAARIAEGAIDHLQAPVVRVAGYDAPYPPFSAIEHHYRPNARRVLAALRRVLTY, via the coding sequence ATGGTAGCGGAAAAGGCCAGGGTGCTGAACCTGGTCCAGGCCATCAACGAGGCTCTGGACCTGGCCTTGGCTCGGGACGAGCGGGTTTTGGTCTTCGGGGAGGACGTGGGACGGCTTGGGGGGGTGTTCCGGGTCACGGAGGGCCTCCAGGCCAAATATGGCGAGAGCCGGGTGTTCGATACCCCCTTGGCGGAAAGCGGCATCCTGGGCCTGGCCATTGGCCTCGCCATGGGAGGGATGCGACCTGTGGCGGAGATCCAGTTCGCTGGTTTTCTCTACCCGGCCCTGGATCAGATCCTTTCCCACCTGGGCCGCTGGCGCCATCGTTCCCGGGGGCGGGTGGGTCTCCCCGTGGTGGTGCGGGCTCCTTATGGGGGAGGGGTGCACACTCCCGAACAGCATGCGGACTCCCCTGAAGCCCTTCTGGCGCATGCCCCGGGGGTTAAGGTGGTGATTCCCTCGAGCCCTGAAAGGGCCAAAGGCCTCCTCCTCGCCGCCATAGAGGACGAGGACCCGGTCTTCTTCCTGGAGGCCATCAAGCTTTACCGGGGAGCCCGGGCCGAGGTGCCTGAGGGCTACTATACCCTCCCCTTGGGCAGGGCCCGGGTGGTGCGGGAAGGGAAGCACGCCACCCTGATCGGCTACGGGGGCATGGTGGAGGTGATGCTGGAGGCGGCGGAAGTAGCGGCTCGGGAGGGTGTGGAGGTCATGGTGGTGGACCTGGAAACCCTGGTCCCTTTGGACGAGGATACCCTTCTGGAAGCCGTTCGGGAAACCGGCCGGGCGGTGGTGGTTTACGAGGCCATGCGCACCGGAGGATTTGGGGCCGAGATCGCCGCCCGGATCGCCGAGGGGGCCATTGATCACCTCCAGGCCCCTGTGGTGCGGGTGGCGGGGTACGATGCCCCTTATCCTCCCTTCAGCGCCATCGAGCACCACTACCGCCCCAACGCTCGCCGGGTGCTGGCGGCTTTAAGGCGGGTGCTCACCTACTAA